From the genome of Diorhabda sublineata isolate icDioSubl1.1 chromosome Y, icDioSubl1.1, whole genome shotgun sequence, one region includes:
- the LOC130451952 gene encoding proteasome subunit beta type-5-like has product MTLTEICGLSDNITFENSLYKNDLHQFFTNFNCNMSLQVPPLSDPANSFTILTKDETGRELKMNFDHGTTTLGFKYEGRVVLAVDSRATGGQFIGSQTMKKIVQINDFLLGTLAGGAADCVYWDRDLAKQCRIYDLRNRERISVAAASKLLANMVYNYKGMGLSMGMMLAGWDTKGPQLYYVDSEGLRTAGEVFSIGSGSIYAFGVLDSGYKWDINFISA; this is encoded by the exons atgactCTAACCGAAATTTGTGGTTTATCGGATAACATTACCTTTGAAAATTCCttgtataaaaatgatttgcaccaattttttaccaatttcaaCTGTAACATGAGTTTGCAAGTACCACCGTTAAGTGAT ccTGCAAATAGTTTTACGATACTCACGAAAGATGAAACGGGACgtgaattgaaaatgaattttgatcatGGTACAACTACCTTGGGATTCAAGTATGAAGGAAGAGTAGTTCTTGCAGTAGACTCCAGAGCTACAGGAGGACAATTTATTGGCTCCCAAACTATGAAGAAGATTGTTCagataaatgattttttattag gaaCATTAGCTGGGGGTGCAGCAGACTGTGTATATTGGGATAGGGATCTTGCAAAACAATGCAGAATATATGATCTTAGGAATAGAGAACGTATATCTGTAGCTGCTGCTTCCAAATTATTGGCAAATATGGTCTACAATTATAAGGGAATGGGATTGTCTATGGGAATGATGTTAGCTGGTTGGGATACAAAG GGCCCTCAACTCTATTATGTAGATTCAGAAGGCCTTCGAACAGCAGGAGAAGTATTTAGCATTGGCTCTGGTTCAATTTATGCTTTCGGTGTATTGGATTCAGGTTATAAGTGggatataaattttataagtgcttga